A stretch of Methanobrevibacter boviskoreani JH1 DNA encodes these proteins:
- the uvrB gene encoding excinuclease ABC subunit UvrB — MKEFKLHSPFKPLGDQPKAINSLVDGVNKGYHEQTLLGVTGSGKTFTMANVIEKVQKPTLVISHNKTLAAQLYEEFKGFFPENAVEYFVSYYDYYQPEAYVPRSDTFIDKEASINEDIDILRHSATQSLLSRDDVIVVSSVSCIYGIGSPEDYGEFAFPIEVGDQYDRSFILSRLIYLQYERNDIAFERGQFRVRGDVIELNPVDGTSPLRIELFGDEIDEISLIDPVTRKKKESLERYMIFPAKHFIVGQDRMEQALKDISDELDERLKELNALGKYVEAQRLEQRTKFDMEMLQEMGYCPGIENYSMHLSGRNWGDMPYSLLKYFPSDYLTIIDESHVTIPQIRGMYNGDRARKQTLVDYGFRLPSAKENRPLKFDEFEKSVNQVIYISATPGQYELSRSNNVVEQIIRPTGLVDPEVIIRPVKGQVEDLLGEVQKRAKRDERVLVTTLTKRMAEDLTDYFAKIGVKVHYLHSEIDTLERIDIIDDLRRGAFDVLVGVNLLREGLDLPEVSLVAILDADKEGFLRSETSLIQTIGRAARNVNGQVIMYADEMTDSVKNAKEITDKRRYIQMAYNKKYDITPRSTERTLKEKKEDTKNKNLSEIKKMPKDDLRLLIRDLQKDMEEAASNLDFEKAALLRDEIVELKGLLN; from the coding sequence ATGAAAGAATTTAAATTACATTCACCGTTTAAACCATTGGGGGACCAGCCTAAGGCTATTAATTCACTAGTTGATGGGGTAAATAAGGGATATCATGAACAAACATTGCTTGGAGTAACTGGTTCTGGTAAAACTTTTACGATGGCAAATGTTATTGAAAAGGTTCAGAAACCGACACTTGTTATCTCACACAACAAAACACTTGCGGCACAGTTATATGAGGAATTTAAGGGATTCTTTCCAGAGAATGCTGTGGAATATTTTGTAAGTTATTATGATTATTATCAGCCGGAGGCCTATGTTCCAAGAAGCGATACCTTTATTGATAAGGAGGCATCAATTAATGAGGATATCGATATCCTAAGACATTCCGCAACCCAATCACTGTTATCCCGAGATGATGTAATCGTTGTAAGCAGTGTTAGTTGTATATATGGTATTGGTTCACCTGAGGACTATGGGGAATTTGCCTTTCCAATAGAGGTTGGGGACCAATATGACAGGTCATTTATACTTTCACGTCTGATCTACCTTCAATATGAACGTAATGACATTGCATTTGAAAGGGGCCAATTCAGAGTCCGTGGTGATGTTATAGAGTTAAATCCTGTAGACGGTACTTCTCCATTGAGAATTGAATTGTTTGGTGATGAAATCGATGAGATTTCCTTAATCGATCCTGTAACTAGAAAGAAGAAGGAATCTTTGGAACGTTACATGATCTTTCCCGCAAAGCATTTTATTGTTGGTCAGGATAGAATGGAACAGGCACTTAAAGATATAAGTGATGAATTGGATGAACGTCTTAAAGAGTTGAATGCCCTTGGTAAATATGTGGAAGCTCAAAGATTGGAGCAAAGAACCAAATTTGACATGGAAATGCTTCAGGAGATGGGTTATTGTCCAGGTATTGAAAATTATTCCATGCATTTGTCTGGCCGTAACTGGGGTGATATGCCATATTCACTTCTTAAATATTTCCCGAGTGACTATCTAACAATTATTGATGAGTCACATGTTACCATTCCACAGATTAGGGGAATGTATAATGGGGATAGGGCACGTAAACAAACATTGGTTGACTATGGTTTCAGACTTCCATCTGCAAAGGAGAATAGACCGTTAAAGTTTGATGAGTTTGAAAAATCTGTAAACCAGGTAATATATATTTCCGCAACACCTGGTCAATATGAACTATCAAGAAGCAATAATGTTGTGGAGCAAATCATCAGGCCTACAGGTCTAGTGGATCCTGAGGTAATCATTCGTCCCGTTAAAGGCCAGGTAGAGGATTTACTTGGTGAGGTTCAAAAACGTGCTAAACGTGATGAACGTGTATTGGTCACCACTTTAACTAAGCGAATGGCAGAGGATTTGACGGATTATTTCGCAAAAATAGGTGTTAAGGTTCATTATTTACATTCCGAAATCGATACCTTGGAACGTATTGACATCATCGATGATTTAAGACGTGGTGCCTTTGACGTTCTTGTTGGTGTAAACCTTTTAAGGGAAGGTCTAGATTTACCTGAGGTATCACTTGTGGCTATTCTGGATGCAGATAAAGAAGGTTTCCTGCGTAGTGAAACCTCTCTTATACAGACAATTGGAAGGGCTGCACGTAATGTTAATGGTCAGGTAATTATGTATGCCGATGAGATGACAGATTCCGTTAAAAATGCAAAAGAAATTACGGATAAAAGGCGTTATATACAAATGGCCTATAATAAAAAATATGATATCACTCCACGTTCAACTGAAAGAACATTAAAAGAGAAGAAAGAGGACACCAAGAATAAAAACCTTTCTGAGATTAAAAAGATGCCTAAAGATGATTTAAGATTACTTATCAGAGATTTACAAAAAGACATGGAAGAGGCTGCAAGCAATCTTGATTTTGAAAAGGCGGCATTACTTAGGGATGAAATAGTTGAAC